Below is a window of Sceloporus undulatus isolate JIND9_A2432 ecotype Alabama chromosome 9, SceUnd_v1.1, whole genome shotgun sequence DNA.
GATTAAGGATAAAAAGGAGCAAAACACTTGAATAGTGAAATCAGGGTGTATGGGCAACACCATCTTTTCGGCTTTATTTTAGAAACCGAGGACTTTAGCCCCGTTCCCAGTCATGGGGATCTGGCTCCTGCTCCCCCAAAGCCCCCCACCCCATTAATTGgagagagctgtgtgtgtgtgtggtggggtgtgtttgtgtgcacgcGCATCCACAACTCTGCTTCCAttgggggcagggagggggaCCGCCgtgacccctttctccttttggtGGCCAGAAGCAGCGCTGGGGGTGGGGATTACATCTCTGTAAATAGCTGAGGAGTGGCTCTATTGGAGGCAGGTGAGGGTCAGGCCCTGGGGGCCACCGTGGCTCCCCTCCATTAGCACTGTCACAAATTACCTGGGGAGGGGAGAGTGCCCCTCATTTGCTGTGGGGGGGTGAAGCTGGCTGGCCGTGAGCCAGGGTCCATAGGGCTCATCCGCAAAGGTGTTCCTTGGTGCTCTTTGCAGCACTGCCCCCTGGCCAGTGCTCCCCTGTGCAAGTGTGCAAGTGCGTGCCCATGCATgcgtgtgggagggagggagggagcaccTCTTGGGGGGGGCCTTAAGATGCAGGTTGGAgccttgttttgatttgttttcctTCAAAGCCATGACAGtttgtgagggagggagggtgggggtcTCTGTCTATCTCTGTTGTCCTTGTTACGTGGTGTCCGCGGGTGGCTGGGTGGAATGGCAGTGGCCACGCAAGAATTGGACCTTCATTCCGGGCTTCCCAGTTCTCTTGCCCCCCTCCCCGTGGCATCGAAGCGTGGCCTACGGGCCAgaccctcctctccctgccagGGGCAGATGTTGGACGCTGCTGGAAGGGGGCCATAGCCAGGGCCCTTCCCTGCCTGTTCCTCCCTTGTGGGGGTATCCCTTCCCCTGGTCCCTGAGCCCAGGAACCCAGTGTGGCCCCccagcccctttccccactggtcTTCTCCCTCTGGCCAGTGGGGAGGCGGTcggttgggtgggtgggtgggctcAGCCAGAGACCCCCTTGCCCTCCCATGTTGGTGCTGGGAAGGGGCCCCATCGCACACCCCTGGCTCTGCCGCCATGGAGGGGTTTTTCTCCACATTGCCTCCCGGCCCTGCAATGGCATGCTTACTGCAGAAAGGGGTGGCTGGGACCCCCACCTCTCCCTGGCCACTCCCCCCCCTTGTGCCAATCggtgccccccttgcccccccccccccccccccgcctccgtCCTTCGTCTGGGGAAAAGACCAACCAAGAAGGAACTGATGATGACCGTGTGGTTCTGTGTCCGTCTCTGGCTCGcagttttaattttgtattgtctGTGTCTTGGAAGgggagattaaaaaaagaagggaaaatataataattaatatataactGGGGGTCGGGAAGTGTGGGGGCGCGTTCCTCTGCAGCCCAGGACTGTTTCCCCTGCCCAAAAgttaatatatatgtaaatatctaTGTCTGCCTTTTAACCACCTTTGATACTTCAATAAATCCCCCGGATTAATTCTTTTAACACCAGTGGTTGTGGGGTCCTTGCTCATGACATGTGCCGGGGGTGCTGAGGGGAACCCCACAGGCCGGGGCTTCTTTGGGGGGGGCCCATGGGGGGTGTAGCCTCCCCAGCCCCAGCTTTGCCCCCCAAAACTCAACGGGAGGGGGGTAAATACAGGCCAGCAAAGTAACTCTGAGCAGAAGGCAGTCTCAGCATTGAGGCCTCTAAAGTGGCCCTCCTGGCAGGCACCAGCAAGAAGAGGGCATGGATGGCTGCCAAGGAACcttgtgcccccctccccccttggcaTTTCCACGTTGGTGCCACAGTGCTTCCTTTAGGGCCTGAATTTACTCTCCTCTCTGCTGCCGTTCCCATTTTGTCAGTAGAGGACTGAGGCTGCCCAGAGCCACACACTTGGCCATCTCAGGGCTGCCTTTGGCCCTCGTGTCCTCCGTGGGATTCAGGAAAGCATCCTCCCCACTTCCGCTTTGATCTTGCAATGGCCCTGTGAGGCAGGCCAGGCTAGGAGAGTGCCACCGTAACCTTTGTGGGAGAGGGTCCCTGCGGgccccccttccccttccctccaggGCCTCCCTGTGACccatcccttcttccctcctcatgTGCTTCCCAGCCAGCTGGCCCCCCAGAGCTGCAGGGATGTGGCCCTCGCAGCCGCCCTCCAGCTTCACTTGCTCCCCCCCCAATTGCCACTTCTGGCCTCCTTCGTTTTGTCTCCTTCACTCTCAGCTTTATTACTCCGCTGGGTCTCCTTCTGCCTTCCCATCGGTCATTCTGTGCAAAACTCCCAGCTTCTGGAAAACTGGGCTGTGGGGGGATTCAGTGTTCGCCAAGGCACATAAATCCTTTCCAGCCAGGGACCCTGACCCCTCCAGGGTTGAGGGGTTAGGCTGCACACATTGGGTGCCCTGTGCCCCTCCAACGCCCACCTGGCCGGACAGACggccttctctctcttcctgggcCTCTCGGTGGGGCTCCTACCAACTGCACTCCATCTAAGAATTGGGCTGGAGAGAGCCACTGGCCAGCTGGTGCTGCTTGGGGAAGCCAGAGGGGccttcaccccccaaaaaactggcaGTTCTCTTTCTGTGCCTTGCCCTCCCCCATTTGGGGAAGAGGGACTGGGGCCTCGCCTAAGAAGCAGCAGAGTTCTCTAGAGGTCCAAGGGCCCTCTTCTCTCCTCCACAGCGGTGCAAGGGGTGCTCTTGAGACCTTTGGGAACCACGCGGGAGCTGCCCATCCCTGAATGCCAGGATGGGGCGGCCAACTCCTTGAGGGGCCTAGTTGCCCATTTGGTGGGCACTTAATCTGATCAGCCTCTGATCCACTCTGAGCAGGAAGCCGGGCAAGGATCTCTTTCCCATCAATGGGTTTACTTTCTGGCTCtcagcaaaagaaagagaggctGGGCTGACCCTTGTGCTAAAGTctgtggcaaaatgctgcttttggGATGGAAAAAGAGATGAGAAAAGCTTAATCAGTTGAATTTCTTCTCATCATGTGGCCATTAAGAGGAAGGAAACACTACCAGCCTCCCCTCCCAAACTGAGCCATTTCCCACCAGCTGCTGCAACAgagccgccccttctgccccctgCGACGTCCTGCCCTAGATTGCATCCTGGATCTGTCTGGATGCCAAATCTGCCACTTTGCAGCAGAAATTCTTCACTCCTTTCCCCATCTTGGATGCCAAATTCCATGACCATCACCAATCTCAGCATCGCCGAggacacattacacacacacacacccagcaatGTTCCTGTTACTGGCTCTCCCCATCCCAGGGCAGGTGGGGCTCTGCCCTCCTTCAGGGGCCTCTTAAGGAAGCAGAGCTGATTAGACCAGCTCCCCCAGAATATCCTGGTTAAGGCTGGTTACCTTCCTGTCAGGGGATTTTGTGGGCCTCTGAGAGAGATCCAAGGAGGGCCGAGGCCACTTGCGCAAGGGAAGGCCACAGACTGCCAAGGTATGTTGAGGCTGAGCTGGAAGAAGTGGTctgcatacccccccccccccaatattgttGATGGTTAAGAGACTCTGAAACAGCTGCAGAAAACCAAAAAGGTTAAGTACCAACCTGCCTCCTAAGATgcctgcagccctccagatgtttttggccagCCTACCCAATGATGAGGGATCATGGGCGCCATAGGTCAAAAACATCCATTTTGCCATGAGGCCAGGACCAACTTTCTTCCCATCATGCTCCAGGCAGGGAGAGGCCCTGCTGGCCCTCCAAGTGTCTTCTGGGTGGGAAGGAGGGCTGAGCATTGGATAACTGGTAACCCTGACCTGGAGCCATCTCAATAAGGCAGGGCTAGCAAGAGTGGAGTCTATGGGGGGCAGCCCAAGTCAGTGCTGGGTGTGTGTCTGAATGGAGCATGGCCCTCTTCGTGGGGTGGGTTGGCTTCCAGGTGACGTAGGTCATGATGGTTGTCTTCCAAGTCtgttctgacttagggcaaccctatcgtagggttttcttggcaacatttgttcagagagggtttgcatcTAGCAaagagtgtgtcacttgcccaagaccacccaatggatttctatagctgagcagggattcaaaccctgctctttaGATTCATAGatcagtgctcaaatcactaaatCAAGAGGGGCCTTTTATGGCTTTGCCTATTGCTACCATGGCTTGTTTATCTTCCCGTTGGGTTCCCAGAAGAATGCTGATGATGAAAGAGAAAAGATGCCAATGCCTCCCCACTCCCTGTGCTCCAAACAGCACCATTGCAAGAGtctgctatttttttattttgatccaAGAAAGTGCCGAATGGGGGGACATTTAAGGCTTGTGCTGCAGAGACAGGTGTGATCTACGCTCTCTCTCTTGCTCCTTATGTCACTTGGATGGCCCACTCACTCTTCCAATGTGCAGGCATTCAAAGATTTGTCATGCACCACCATGCGGTGGCCACTGCTCAGCCTTCCTTTGCAGGTCTCCAGACTGGTTTGGCGTGGGGGCGACAAGGTGGAAAATCAGACTCAGGAAACATTTCCAGCAAAGGGGGTCCAGACCCTCCCCCTCTCAGGGTCTGCTGAAACAAGAGGTTCCTGCTGGTTTGGCCTGGGGGGGCAGTCCTTCAGGGCCCCCAAACCCCCAATGCCAGGCAGGGAGGGGCCCCAGGTGTCACCCGGAGCTCCTTTTGCATTTAGAGGGAAAGAGCTCATCTCCCATGGGGCCCTGGCAAGATGCCCACTTCCCCACCAGCTTCCCTCTTCAGGGTGGAGAGCGGGAAGCTCTCTTCGGAAAGACACTGACCTATGTTTTCACGTTGGGTGGCTGCTGGCCTTCGTGCCTGTTCACCTCCTCCCTCTCAGGAAGGGCATTTGGCATGAAGGGGCCACGGCCTGCCAGGCCCAGTAGAGGCCAAAGAGCTGCCTTAGCCAGTGGAAGTGGAGCAGGCCAGGCCAAAGGCACCTCACCCCCTCCAGAAAGGGATCCATATGCAACCCCACCTCCTTTCTGCCCCCCCTTCTAAAAATCAAAGATAAGAGACATCCCAAAGATATACGCAAGAGGCCCAGTAATGCTGAGATCCCCATTATCCCAAAGCCAGAAGAGAGGCTGCATCTTGAAGGCAAAAGGCAGGCGGAGAGAGGGAGGTCCACTTTCTCCTGGGCGAAAGAGAGGAAAGACCATGATGGGCTCAGCCAGctggagaccccaagggcaaAAGGGGGATTCCCTATGGAGGTAGAAGCAGCCCCCCCCCACATCACAGTGAAATGAAACCAAACCAACCAGCCAGCCTAGTGCTTATTGCAGATGCTGCCAGCtggtcctcctttcctttcctttccttcttcagtGGCTGCTCATTAAGgctgatggcctcctcaggggcCTTCTTACTGCAGTTATTGTCAGACAATTCATTTCATACTCTGGAGCTTCTGAAGGGGGAAGAGGGGTTAATCTGGAGGAAGGGGCCTCATTTCTCTGACCCATTTTCCCTACTCCTCTCCTGCCCTGGAGAGTGAAGGGTGGCTCTACCCAAACAGCTACTGTTTCTGGGCTTCTGGGCACAGATTAAGGGCCACTGGGGAGAAGCACCCCACTGGAAACGGGGGCACGGAAAGGACGGGCATCTCTCTTCTTATCTCTCAATTTTACACTGAGCTAAACTTTGCGTGACCAgaccaaaaggaaaaagaaggcaaACACCTTTGCGCCTCTGCAAGTCACCTGCAGCACCAGAAGGGGGCGGATGGCAGCCCTGGCATGGCACAAAGGGAGGCAAGCTGCTTGGGGACAGATCTTGGCTGGCAAAGGCCTGTCTGGGCTGCGCTGAAGGACAAGGCAAAGACGTATGTATCCACAGCAGGCCTCCTTGACATTACTCTCTGCTGGCAAGGGCAAAAGAAGCCAAGCAGCCATGTCCAGGGTGAGAAGGGCACAGGCCTGTCTGGGAGAGGGCTGCTTTTAGCCCCAGGGTACTTCCTTGAGGATGGAAGGGGGGGTTAGACCTTTCCTTGCCCATGGGAAAAAATGTCCTCCTGCCTCCATCACTCGACTcttttgtgcatatgtgtgtggaTGAAGAAGCAGGCAGGAGAAAGGccaggaaagagaaggggagaagcCACGCAATGGAGCTCTCCCTACCTGAGAGGTCCCTCCTCACATCATGAGGGGATGTGTGTCCCTCGACACAGAAGGCACGGACCCCAGGCTGCATTTGTAGATTGGGGTGTGCTGCCCAGGGTCTTCCCtacaaagaaagaggaagaaagccaCCTTTTCAGGCCTGGGTTTTGTCCACAATGTGATAAAAACAAGACAACTGGAAAGTCTTGCACTACAGTCCTCTGGCAACTGTGAGAAGATCCCTTATGGGCCAACACATAGGAGGAAGGAGACCATCCATGCTCCACGCAGAAAGCAAAGGCTGCTGACTGGGAGCAACTGGGGCTCCTCAAAGCTAACTGCACATCCCTCTCCAAAAGGCCTTGGGCAAAGGGCAGGGGTCCCTGGGAAAGTAACTTCCCAGCTCTGCACCAGATCCCCCAGAGCCGCCAGGGCCCCTTCCTCAAAGGCACTCACTGAGCTGCTTTCTTCTTGGCTGCTCCCCGACGAAGTCGGAGGATCAGAAGGGCAAAGACAGCAATCAGGACCAGCAGCAAGAGGGCTGGAAGCCCCACCGTCAGGGCCAGGGTGGAGTTGCTGAGCGACAGTGCCGACCCTGCAAGGCAGGCAaaagagaaagacacacacacagaggaattgGTGGTGGGTCAACTACCAGCAGGGCCCTTGGCAGCCCCACCAGCAGAGGGAGGCAGGAGCAGCGAAGGTGGGCACAtgaatacagacacacacaccctggaaaGCCCCTGGACCCCTCTAAGGAAATGCTAtgcagctttggggcaccttCACTGACTACAGCATCCATTCTCACTGGAAGAGGGCTGCAGGCATATTTGGAGCACCTTAAGTGGCCACAGGAGGAGCCATCTGGGACTCAGGTGAAGGGGACTCACTCTCTGGGACCCAAATTTTGGGTGCAAGAAAGTGGCTGCCTTTGGTGAGGGGAGGAGTAACCCTGGGATAAGGTGCAGCCGGCAGCCCCTTCAGAAACCCCCCGCCAGGCAAGGTGGGGAGACACAGGGGCATCCGTCTCCATCCAGCGGCATCTGGAGGGTCTTCTTCCTTCCCTGGGAAAGCACCATGAAGGCACCAGGCAGATTCTGAGACTAGAGATTTGTAAAGACTCTGGACTGGCGCCACGCTTAAGTCAACTAAGAGTAGACCTTTGGAAGTCTATGGAATTTGAGCTGGCTACAGACTACCTTAGATCCCACTaatttcaatggatctactcaaAAGCAAAACAAGGACTTTGCAAGTGTGAGAGGTCTGGCATTGTACAGCTCTGAGGGCTGAGGACCAAGAGAGTGGCATGGAGAGAAAACATTGCTTtctcccagaaaaaaaaacaacaaacagaaatggGGGTCCTGAGGGCCCCCCAGCTTTTGTCATCTCTCAGTTCCCACCAGCCCATGCAACACAACTGATTGACAGGTAAGATGGACATTGAAATCCAGCAATAGGAGGGTCATAGTGCACAGGATCAAGTCCCAAAGTTCCAGCATCGTGTGCTCAGTCAGGGCAAGCAGGTCTTCCTTTCAGacattcttggactgcaactcccagcatcccttatcAATGGTTCAGCTGCCTCGCAGGACTGATGGGAACTACAGTTCAGGCAGGTCTGGTAGGATAGGAAGAAACATGTGTATATTCTCAAGCCCTTTAATTTCAATGGGCCTATTCTAAGGATGGCTGGATAGATAGAAGCAAGGCATTGTGTCCaaaattctgtgcaaaaaaaaacaaaaaaccccttagaaaaagaaaactgcattcaaaatgcatataGATTAGGAGAATACCACACAACACCTCAAAAGGGTGCAGTAAACTTCAATTTGGAACAGAGGTGATGAGCAGTACTGAAGACAACAGGTCTGGCCAGCCCTTTACCTGGCATTAAGTCTCAGGCTTAACATATGCAATGTCTCAGGCCAGAATAGGATGGGGGGAGCAAGAAAGGAAAGGTAAAAGACTCGGGCAAAGAGGAGACCAGCCACCCAAGAAGGTAAGGGGCAAGCCATGGCCAAAGCGCCCCCCACATCCCCCGCCCCACCTGGCAGAGAAGAGATGTGTTCCCTGCAGGCGCCCGCAGGCCTCACCCAGTGCCACTCCCCGCTGGCTGCCCTCCACAAAGAGGCGCAGGGACTTGGTCTTGGCCAGCTGGGCCACGGAGGGATGGCGGGCCCGGCATGTGTAGGTCCCCGCTTGCTCCAGGTTCACTTTGGTCAGAGCCAAGGAACTTGAGGCCACAATCCAGTCCTCCCCCTgttgagggaggaaagagaggtcAGAGGTCCCTGTCCCACAAGCCCCCTAGAAGCTTTAGCAGGGATCCATCCAGTGCCACAGCTGTTGACCACCACTGCTCCCCACATTTGCCCTCCTTCGTGACCAAAGCCCTGGACCATTCCTGCCTCTgatactgtaagccgcctcagCCCTGTGAGATAGGCAtcggcatcatcatcatcatcatcatcatcaccaccaccaccaccaccaccatcatcatcatctttagcAGCTCTGCAGTCATTCCAGTGCCTACACAGTTTCTCTAACTCCTTTAGGTTTtctaaagataaaaacaaaacatgccaaaatCTGAGGATTCAAGGCAGGGGAGCTGCAATGCTCCTGAGGAGCCATGCAGCCCGCTGCCCTAAACAGGTGGACAGGAGACCCAAGGGGCAGCGCTGTAAGTGTCAGTGGACTGCCACCCCTTGTAGCCCAACCCAGCAGGGCCACTGAggagaaggatgatgggagctgaagtgcaaccCTATCCAGAGGATGTCCGGATGTCTCCCCCACCCGTCCTAGGCCCCCTCCTCTAAATCCTTTCCCACAGGTCCCTCCCACACATGTTCTTCTACTCCCTGGAAGCAAAATGGCTGCCATGGGCCCACCCTCCACCCAAATTCCATGTCACCAGATCACAAGGGGAAATGTGGCTGCCGTTCACATTTTGATGCCACATGTGAATGAATGGAGGAAAGTGGCAGTGGCTGCTGTAGCCCTTTCCCATCAGAGATGGCCCTTCCAGGGctaactcctcctcctccagcctctCCATCAGGTCTATCTGTCTGTTGGCCCCCCAGGCTGCACATGGGTCCCAGATGGCTATGGggcagaagaagaggggaagaggacaAGCACACTCCCTGCAGCCCACCTGCCCCCTCAGTAGCTAGAGATCTGAGGGGCAAGGGCTGGGAAGAGGCGAGGGTGGGCAATGTCTCCCCATCTTCCTGCAGAGCAGGCGTTGCACCCTGGAAAAACAGGGCATGATCTGGCCAGCCCTTGCCAGCATACACTGAAAAGAGAGGGCGTTCTCTTCCACTGTGCAAGGAAGGCCTCTTTTGGTCCCTGGTCTGGCACTTGGGAGCATGGAAGCATTCGTCTGTTGGCCAAGcaggctgggagctgcagtccccctttcccaagctctgcggGACTGAAACAACCGAGAAGAAGAACCTCCTCTACATTGTCCTTTTTGTGCAGAGACTCTCGCATGGCCAGGGGCCACTCACCGGCCCCTCCAGTCCCCTACAATGCTATGCCTttacgcccccccccccgcaagagaGGGTCACCTCTCGGCTCCACTCATAAAGGGGCCCCCGGGAGGCCTTGGCAAAGCAGTGCAGTTGAAGGTCATCCCCCTCCAGGACGGTGACCGAGTCCCCCACAGTCCCACACCAGGATTTTGCGCGGCTGAGGAAGATATCACGGAGATCTGTggagtaaagaaaaaaaaggatctCTTATTTCACAGCCCGTTTAAATGCTCCTGTTGCAAGAGGGAAACTGGTTCTTCTGCATTCCAGTCCTGCCCAGGAGATGTCCCAAGGCCAACTGTGGGAGGAGCACCTGCCTGGCCTGCGTATGGGGCAGGAAACCGCAGAGCAGGGCACCAGCGCCCTGCCAACTCTGCAGTTCCTCTGGGGCAGGTGCTCCCCACAAGCAGCGCACA
It encodes the following:
- the LOC121915632 gene encoding carcinoembryonic antigen-related cell adhesion molecule 20-like isoform X1 — its product is MLASGRGGTGGAAGPAPDGLLGAPQEEAPSLSRPATMPAPSLLLALALASAARFARTAGPPLIRLRGPESGPVLEGSAVTLECLSSAEEAPALAFQKYGQWLQAWVSLDEGTKLIHGFYNAVVSREGGHLLLTISSVQSWHAGAYRCVSSNATSNASSADLDLQIEYLRDIFLSRAKSWCGTVGDSVTVLEGDDLQLHCFAKASRGPLYEWSREGEDWIVASSSLALTKVNLEQAGTYTCRARHPSVAQLAKTKSLRLFVEGSQRGVALGSALSLSNSTLALTVGLPALLLLVLIAVFALLILRLRRGAAKKKAAQEDPGQHTPIYKCSLGSVPSVSRDTHPLMM
- the LOC121915632 gene encoding carcinoembryonic antigen-related cell adhesion molecule 20-like isoform X2, giving the protein MLASGRGGTGGAAGPAPDGLLGAPQEEAPSLSRPATMPAPSLLLALALASAARFARTGPPLIRLRGPESGPVLEGSAVTLECLSSAEEAPALAFQKYGQWLQAWVSLDEGTKLIHGFYNAVVSREGGHLLLTISSVQSWHAGAYRCVSSNATSNASSADLDLQIEYLRDIFLSRAKSWCGTVGDSVTVLEGDDLQLHCFAKASRGPLYEWSREGEDWIVASSSLALTKVNLEQAGTYTCRARHPSVAQLAKTKSLRLFVEGSQRGVALGSALSLSNSTLALTVGLPALLLLVLIAVFALLILRLRRGAAKKKAAQEDPGQHTPIYKCSLGSVPSVSRDTHPLMM
- the LOC121915632 gene encoding basal cell adhesion molecule-like isoform X4, which produces MPAPSLLLALALASAARFARTAGPPLIRLRGPESGPVLEGSAVTLECLSSAEEAPALAFQKYGQWLQAWVSLDEGTKLIHGFYNAVVSREGGHLLLTISSVQSWHAGAYRCVSSNATSNASSADLDLQIEYLRDIFLSRAKSWCGTVGDSVTVLEGDDLQLHCFAKASRGPLYEWSREGEDWIVASSSLALTKVNLEQAGTYTCRARHPSVAQLAKTKSLRLFVEGSQRGVALGSALSLSNSTLALTVGLPALLLLVLIAVFALLILRLRRGAAKKKAAQEDPGQHTPIYKCSLGSVPSVSRDTHPLMM
- the LOC121915632 gene encoding basal cell adhesion molecule-like isoform X3 — encoded protein: MLASGRGGTGGAAGPAPDGLLGAPQEEAPSLSRPATMPAPSLLLALALASAARFARTAGPPLIRLRGPESGPVLEGSAVTLECLSSAEEAPALAFQKYGQWLQAWVSLDEGTKLIHGFYNAVVSREGGHLLLTISSVQSWHAGAYRCVSSNATSNASSADLDLQIEYLRDIFLSRAKSWCGTVGDSVTVLEGDDLQLHCFAKASRGPLYEWSREGEDWIVASSSLALTKVNLEQAGTYTCRARHPSVAQLAKTKSLRLFVEGSQRGVALEFWTQCLASIYPAILRIGPLKLKGLRIYTCFFLSYQTCLNCSSHQSCEAAEPLIRDAGSCSPRMSERKTCLP